A region of the Streptomyces durocortorensis genome:
AACGTGCCCAACACCGCCGACTTCGCCGTGCGCGGCTCCCGGGTCAGTGGTGCCGCCGGGGACACCGTCAAGGCCGCCCTCACCTTCCGTAACAAGGGGCCGGGCTGGGTCGGCAACCTCGGTTCCGGTGACTCGGTCGCCCTCGTCGACTTCACGGTTCCCGAAGGCGTCACCGTCACCCGCGCGCCCACAGCGTGCCAGCCCCGCACGGAGGCCGGCGGTTCCCGGACGGGCCGCGTCGGCGCTCCCCGCTACATCTGCGAAATGCCGTACTGGGTGCTGGAGAACACCGTCCGCACCTTCCGCTTCGATCTCCGCATCGACACCGTCATCCCCGACACCAAGGGCCGCGTGAGCCTCCAGCCGGTGATCACGGGCACCGGCTTCCCGCACGATCCCAAGCCCGGCAACAACAAGGGCTGGGTGACCGTCAACCCGACCCCCACCGCGTAGCAGCCGATACCCGGTGAGGGAACCCCCGCCCCACCCACCCCGGAACGCCCACCTGGGCCTCCAGTCCGCCGGACGGGTGGGGTGGGGTGGAGGTCCGTGAGGGGGCGGCGGGGCGGCCCGTCGCTCAGCTGCGGGGAGCAGCTGATCACCGTCAGCCCGGCACCGCTCACGCTCCCCCGGAGGCCGGGCCGGGGATCCGAGCGCACCATGGAAGTGAGACCCGCGGAAGGCCGATCATGGACCCGGCACAGCGTCGCTGGGGTGGCGAGCCTGAGCCCGAACCGCCTACCCCCCACTGGGAACAAGGCGCTCGTCCAGGCGGCCCGGCAGCTCCGGGAGCAGCCCCGCCCAGCCGGAGGAAGCACCGCGTCTTCTTCTGGTGCTTCCTGGCCGTCCAGATCCTCTTCATCGTCTGGATCGTCACCGGTATCGCCGCGGTCAGCGGAACACCGGCCGAATGCCAAGGACTCACCGGCAACGACCTGCAACTCTGCAAGGACGCCCGGGACGTCGGTGCCGCCATCGGCGTCGGGTTCATCGTCGGACTCTGGGTAGCCGTGGACTTCATCCTCGCCCTCACCTACTCCATCCACCGGCTGACCCGCCGGTAGCCCCACGTCATCGGCTCGCTGCAAGGCAGCACGGGCAGCCCCTTCCGCAGTCCCCATCGCACCGCGGCCTGATGTGGCCTGCCCCGTCCTGCCCTGCGGAGGCTGACGTCCCTGACCGCGTCGCGCACCGCCGCCACCCGCACGACCGCCCGGGACGGTCGGCACGTACGGTACGGCAGGTGAACCAACCGCCCGACGCACTGGCCGGCCCCTCTTCAGACGTCCCTGCCCGGACCTCGACAACCCGCGTGTTCCTCGCACTCGCCCCGCCCGACGACGCGAAGGACGAACTGGCACAGGCCTTGCGCCCGGCCTACGACGCCTACCCCCGCATGCGGTGGAACCGCATCGAGGACTGGCACATCACCCTGGCCTTCCTCGGTGAAATCCCCGTCACCACCGTCCCGCCCCTCATGCCTCCGCTCGCCCGGCTCGCCGCACAGCACCGGCCGCTGCAACTCGCGATGCACGGCGGAGGCCACTTCGACCAGCGGGTCCTGTGGAGCGGGGTCACCGGGGAACTCGAAGGGCTCCACCGGCTCGCCGACGACGTACGCACGACTGTCAGGGACTGCGGCGTCCGGTTCCCCGAGCGGCCGCTCCGGCCCCACCTCACCCTCGCCCGGTCCCGCCGGGGCGACCACACCACCGCCGCCGAGGCCGCCGCCACGCTCACCTCGTTCGCCGGCCACACCTGGCAGGCCGGGCACCTCCATCTGGTCGGGAGCAACACCGGCCGGGGCCCCGGCCCCATCCACTACCGGACCATCACCACCTGGGACCTCGGC
Encoded here:
- the thpR gene encoding RNA 2',3'-cyclic phosphodiesterase, which codes for MNQPPDALAGPSSDVPARTSTTRVFLALAPPDDAKDELAQALRPAYDAYPRMRWNRIEDWHITLAFLGEIPVTTVPPLMPPLARLAAQHRPLQLAMHGGGHFDQRVLWSGVTGELEGLHRLADDVRTTVRDCGVRFPERPLRPHLTLARSRRGDHTTAAEAAATLTSFAGHTWQAGHLHLVGSNTGRGPGPIHYRTITTWDLGHSV